One genomic segment of Acetonema longum DSM 6540 includes these proteins:
- a CDS encoding prephenate dehydrogenase, whose amino-acid sequence MKQPRVTIIGVGLIGGSLALAFKKYCHPAPFITAVDCDQAALDEAIQRGAADAAVTDPIAGVQGADLVFLCMPVLQMASIAAGIAPALKPGCILTDAGSTKGLIDRQIRPLLPPGVYYVGGHPMAGIEKSGVQVAFADLFRDKYYILTDSSDAPEPLAAELEGLISATGARVIRMDVRLHDQYAAVISHIPHVLAAAMVNLLDRHPDPDALLSLAGGGFKDTTRIASSNADMWADICVSNAESINDSLRQVQAMISSLIQAMETGDRPALHAFFAASKRRRDEMLHKLETNNPCPRIPG is encoded by the coding sequence ATGAAGCAGCCGCGTGTCACTATCATTGGCGTAGGCCTGATCGGCGGGTCGCTGGCATTGGCATTTAAGAAATACTGTCATCCTGCCCCTTTTATTACCGCGGTTGATTGCGACCAGGCCGCACTGGATGAGGCGATTCAACGGGGGGCAGCCGATGCGGCAGTGACAGATCCGATCGCCGGTGTTCAAGGGGCGGATCTGGTTTTTCTCTGTATGCCGGTGTTGCAAATGGCTTCGATTGCAGCCGGAATTGCGCCGGCATTGAAGCCCGGCTGCATTCTCACTGACGCAGGCAGCACCAAGGGGCTGATCGACCGGCAGATACGGCCGCTATTGCCGCCAGGCGTCTACTATGTCGGCGGACATCCGATGGCCGGCATTGAAAAAAGCGGCGTTCAGGTCGCCTTTGCCGATTTGTTCCGAGATAAGTATTATATTCTGACAGATAGCAGCGATGCGCCGGAGCCGCTGGCGGCCGAATTGGAAGGTCTGATTTCCGCCACCGGCGCCCGCGTGATCAGGATGGATGTCCGGCTGCATGACCAGTATGCCGCCGTGATCAGCCATATTCCGCACGTGCTGGCGGCAGCGATGGTCAATCTCCTGGACCGTCATCCGGACCCGGATGCCCTGTTGTCCCTGGCTGGCGGCGGGTTTAAGGATACGACCCGGATTGCCTCGTCCAATGCCGACATGTGGGCGGATATCTGCGTAAGCAATGCCGAGTCTATTAACGACAGCCTGCGGCAGGTCCAAGCTATGATTTCTTCTTTGATCCAGGCAATGGAAACAGGGGACCGCCCCGCACTTCATGCTTTCTTTGCAGCCTCCAAGCGACGGCGGGATGAAATGCTGCACAAACTGGAAACCAACAATCCCTGCCCCCGCATTCCCGGATAG